From one Perca flavescens isolate YP-PL-M2 chromosome 4, PFLA_1.0, whole genome shotgun sequence genomic stretch:
- the eno1b gene encoding enolase 1b, (alpha), translating to MSILKIHAREIFDSRGNPTVEVDLYTDKGLFRAAVPSGASTGIYEALELRDNDKSRYLGKGVSQAVGHINSTIAPALVGQDVSVVEQERIDQMMIDLDGTENKSKFGANAILGVSLAVCKAGAAEKGVPLYRHIADLAGNPEVILPVPAFNVINGGSHAGNKLAMQEFMILPIGASNFKEAMRIGAEVYHNLKNVIKKKYGQDATNVGDEGGFAPNILENQEALELIKEAIAKAGYTDEVVIGMDVAASEFYREGKYDLDFKSPDDSSRYITPDELADLYKSFVKDYPVVSIEDPFDQDDWAAWTSFTGSTDIQVVGDDLTVTNPNRISKAVEEKACNCLLLKVNQIGTVTESMQACKMAQESGWGVMVSHRSGETEDTFIADLVVGLCTGQIKTGAPCRSERLAKYNQILRIEEELGDKARFAGKNFRNPLTE from the exons ATGTCTATACTCAAGATCCACGCCCGAGAGATCTTTGATTCTCGTGGAAACCCCACCGTGGAGGTTGACCTTTACACTGACAAAG GCTTGTTTAGGGCAGCTGTTCCAAGCGGTGCATCTACTGGAATCTACGAAGCCTTGGAGCTTAGGGACAATGACAAGTCACGCTACCTTGGAAAAG GAGTCTCCCAGGCTGTAGGACACATTAATTCAACTATTGCACCTGCACTTGTTGGCCAA GATGTATCTGTGGTTGAGCAAGAGAGAATTGACCAGATGATGATCGACTTGGATGGCACAGAGAACAAAT CCAAATTTGGAGCAAACGCCATCCTGGGTGTTTCTTTAGCTGTTTGCAAAGCTGGTGCAGCAGAGAAAGGCGTCCCCCTGTATCGTCATATTGCTGACCTTGCAGGAAACCCTGAGGTCATCTTGCCTGTGCCA GCCTTTAATGTGATCAATGGTGGCTCTCATGCAGGCAACAAGCTTGCCATGCAGGAGTTCATGATCCTGCCCATTGGCGCAAGCAACTTCAAAGAAGCCATGCGCATTGGAGCTGAGGTCTACCACAATCTGAAAAATGTCATCAAGAAGAAATATGGTCAGGATGCCACCAATGTGGGTGATGAAGGTGGCTTTGCTCCAAACATACTGGAGAACCAGGAAG CTCTGGAGTTGATAAAGGAGGCCATTGCTAAAGCAGGATACACAGATGAGGTTGTGATTGGCATGGATGTGGCAGCGTCTGAATTCTACAGGGAGGGAAAATACGATCTGGACTTCAAGTCTCCTGACGACTCGAGCCGTTACATCACTCCAGACGAGCTGGCTGATCTCTACAAGAGCTTTGTGAAGGATTATCCAG TGGTTTCCATCGAAGATCCCTTCGACCAGGACGACTGGGCGGCCTGGACCAGTTTCACTGGAAGCACAGACATTCAGGTTGTTGGAGACGATCTGACGGTGACAAACCCTAATCGCATCAGCAAGGCTGTGGAGGAGAAAGCCTGCAACTGCCTGCTGCTTAAAGTCAACCAGATTGGCACAGTTACTGAGTCCATGCAAGC GTGTAAGATGGCTCAGGAGAGTGGCTGGGGTGTGATGGTCAGCCATCGCTCCGGTGAAACTGAGGACACCTTCATTGCAGATCTGGTGGTGGGCCTGTGCACTGGACAG ATCAAGACTGGGGCACCCTGTCGCTCTGAGCGTTTAGCCAAATACAACCAGATTCTAAG AATCGAAGAGGAGCTGGGAGACAAGGCTCGCTTTGCTGGAAAGAATTTCAGAAACCCATTGACAGAGTAA